The sequence AGGATCACCTTGATCTGTTCGTTGTACCAGGGGAGACGTTGATTTCGATTCGGCGCATCGGAGTCGATCAGGATGACCGCAGGAAACGCTTCGCTGACGTCATTCACCCCGTCGGAAATGGACACGCTGCCGTCATTGCCGGTCGACAGATCCTTTAGTTCGACCCCATCTTCGTAAGTGGTGACCTGCATCTGGTACCACAGCGCCGTCCCGGGCGCGGGAATCTCGGTCGTCGCCGTCGTCGCTCCTTGCGGCAGTTCGACCACAGCGCTGATCACCTGACGATTCCGCCAATACCATTGATCCCAACCGCTCAGTTCGACGGTCAAAACGCGGTCCGCTTTGGTCGGCAGGCCATTCGACGTGTTCACCGTCACCCGAATCGGACGATAGCCGCTGTTCTGAACCCAGTCGGTGTTAATGGTCATCGTCAGACCATGCTTGATCGCTTTGCCGGCGGCGGGAAAGGAGGCGACGCCCCGATTTTGTCCCCAGACGGTCGACGCAGAGGCCAGAACCATGGCGACAATCCCCAGCGCACGCCATGTCGGCTTGGACCCTTGCATCGGACGATATTTCCTGAGGAGAGCGAAAAGCGGAGGAGCGTCAGTCGGCGACATGATGGTCGGTCGGCAAAATCTGCGGAGCTGGGGTCTCATTAGCGAAGGGAGAGGTCAGCGTCTTGCGCTGCGTCACGCTGAAAATCGTCGAGGCGAGCGCTGCAACCGCAAACAACATGACCTGTCCCAGAGCCCAAACCACCAGCGCGAGAACCGTCAGCAGCAAGGCGATCGCCCAGGTTTGCCCCATCACTGCGCAGGCCGCGACCCAGCAGAGGGTCGCCACCACCGCCGTACCGATCAACATGACTCGAATCGAGAATTGCAGTCCTAACATGCCGCTTATTGTCTTCGACTCTGCGAGCTTTTCAAGAATAATGTCGATAAGGCCGCCAATCCCTTGTTCGCTCGAGCGGACGTAATCTTGGCTTGGGGGCGTTTTTTCCCTATGGTTGTCGTTAGATCGCTGCGTTGGCCTCGAGAATCTCCGCTGATGAAACCGAAATTACGCCAGCTGTTCGATACGGAATTAGAAGCCGTATTAGCCCAACTTCCCGCAGCGATCCACGAGATCCTGGAAGAAGTCCCTCTCTACGTCGAAGACTTTCCGTCCCTCGGCTTGATGAAGCAGCTGCACATCGAGCGCCGCGACGAACTATGCGGGCTTTATACCGGCGTCGCTCTCACGGAGCGAACCAGCGAGGATAGCGGCATGCTTTCGGACGCCGTCCAGATCTTCCGCGAGGGGATCATCGCCAAGACGATCGACGTCGCCGGCGAGATGAACCTGGAAGAGCTCCGTAACCAGATTCGGATCACGATCCTGCATGAGCTGGGTCATCATCACGGCCTGGATGAAGATGACCTGCACGAACTCGGTTACGGCTAGCAGCTGCGCGATTTCG is a genomic window of Blastopirellula sediminis containing:
- a CDS encoding metallopeptidase family protein → MKPKLRQLFDTELEAVLAQLPAAIHEILEEVPLYVEDFPSLGLMKQLHIERRDELCGLYTGVALTERTSEDSGMLSDAVQIFREGIIAKTIDVAGEMNLEELRNQIRITILHELGHHHGLDEDDLHELGYG